Proteins from one Abyssisolibacter fermentans genomic window:
- a CDS encoding S-layer homology domain-containing protein, translating to MLSKHLCKRIVSVILIICMVGLGLPIHAFANINQTKFNSVDENQNILSQLQEINGDISNTSDITEYLTDLGIIDEDGIVETSMINIDGKDFTLQEVKAMLTTDDIDLEKIVSVDGSELTLNNLKTMIEIEDEISRIKNEYFNNDTELTKEHEVTFNSLVNQISTSGIDVQSDTQAVDWISPSGIDHQARVSYEISGPYYANYSSENTATVTFELNRVNEQEVSFSYNIYSGSASSEGYEHHFTVDDRQGSIVFAPGETEKTIDIVINQLTNDPEKYGLSSELSEPIEPYMPNEFWTEDRILYINCNNIENALFENENESMTIPVAIKNQFDLENCYKIAKEIYLLDISKIENGTSFVDTPGKYRDIENELIITSEKPITFEARAMIDTGVFSHINLPIGYFLNENGGNGNIKINISSEYHNGETYERQYEIPIESSENRNDFNLKDTEIYNLGFNSQDGLLNGIIENFDVVFDYSGLEGDVDTYFWDDNDVFIKNQMDFIDKEKPYVKYVKASWDTYDLRENIPITITYSEPVYIDDISINVNGTELLPMESNGTISNNVSFLYEVETYGLESLNVTNIQGARDLSGKMQDEESVDTITVIINEPNVEKAFDTAQVNVNIEGGDNAKGDITVSLSEDDALNDLVVDMLKKAGTVDTDRWLPNIMVKVIGKDGTVQNVNLYADNDDMTITKLKGEFDAPINLSNENKHYIAEFYFDEDITDSEGYKLLYALTAEYVIEPIVFIDDNEDLEIVYKNWPLNNIVYVYENTPEISLNYNVKNNATWQSEDDFQWFSSDVTVASIDKAGNIIFTGNEGQVTFTLKALNGGADGKEFSINSKTLVVKTKQESFLYVPEVVKNIETTLGNNAKVYYATNLTLNNRLFAGEETVTNYCYRLYEAEYESLELQKGKLVQEEILTASDDNDIFSYTIDKNVLNNISLKGRYSYILEISAQDLKTGETLSTSAYIAVRGLPAKANLNKPEKYYIIDDADHFEVSCDIENLIIDDETEFGISVIKNEEDGFVFYTDSLEDIDKNHSISIEKVDNDRLLDMYTVSLKAKNRVEDAFSYDSYVLYVYNSKALKILVNGTKMDSFTMSNGDILSTMTSDEILALNRKINISDTLSINNNDYNWSKIADKFKWESSNDDIASIKYNDGGFYKNIEDYTYSSFDPNSNLLLQGKQSGSTIIKAIHDLTGMEADLDVTVDNLEDKLYLFNVFPRTEANAYYTNGKGVEKQTITNNKGSIAIYEESGIESDVCFSSNYNSSFYSGSIEKKDLISNQNNIFDFGLYPQNNIMMSPFLSKRDIHLVKENGEPYNGDVIIRGGVYRNDKYCPDAKINNIKGYVDQTIHVNNGLLKLNFNANEFIANSYMPPITPKDNIEFIIEVRFKDNNFRPEIIKLSSYNERYIKTLQKIDADRINNNIGIISQTVETNGRVEQVPEIFGINPEDSDPTIITEVLLPKYVDTSWVKYRDNSYGYPHNQYSEGVTYPFSSFVIVKNVFKPSQYVKRVNQDWQGGKRNLSIKFTENTGYYLEIPNALSLVNLTGYGNVENSSAVYSEASKITADIIKASEINIPNIGNIDGILEKTLRKLSRNNIDSSSFSLIVSPTEDPRVYKGILKIAVGEMSHENPTGVYMADKNSSSGKNLMPGLTDLISMQKGEYLKNAREKMNEAKEKMKDGKRNSNTEKTFGGGAYIECEISYNTKAKKWDLSILKSDTFIGIGCAYVTDYNAKVGPVPVTGQFKTGLSGEIGLKTIISKYNEEDIRNYITELRIYLYVKAFGGIGFDYSVLALKIGVFGQVSVDGQFLFLNNKNQKRNGQKITLLGRTGIEFEAKALFVKYEKVIASATFLNKSFKFNSYNYIKNLYPESGNKATGALSYRGVYLEPVSESVTYEDRSYLSTFDRKWSTSMLSRALDDEINIIETNAYPYANPAWTDDGMIMIYLSDMGSTDIDDTAVCFTKNIGDTYPLGKEIDSSDYADTDVKIDGKGDFAAVTWIRCMNSLDKSHGDELTGEDILTMTTGTEIMASIYDGTDFTTTRLTNNSMPDMAPVIATNGEKVLVAWRSLYASDMDNPLDFDGRDKIMYSIYDDGEWSDERCLYDGSTDKIKGINAKMLSDGTSAITYQIQINDTNNTEIACAILNETGEVVNNIRITNNEITDENPQITSVLFPDGVERFIIGWNTVNIQNDIEENGIRLCAINDKAVLYPEFEKQISNAGISNYQSFHFTKGAKSLDDLSIVWKEPYTEVKESEEESYRIDKDIIYGMKFIEDNDDIVESPKIKLIELDDYNVVDFFDCFTNAETKEINLVMQTSDYSNDEVKSIETTDGDIILLPVSKSNLSVAKAGYKNNLIVEGAYFSYDDLIPEMDMPVQFCLFNEGIEPITKVTINLSGDIHVFEEDTLIRPGEYKNFTVFYTVPEKIINPDYSVKAEFLTSNDTKSDKLYMDIPDVGIYRIDITKEMERERSFNVHLYNDTFSKLTLGKHVVKLELFNNPNLDGSPIDSIAISDAKSLEWINDGIFTQKVSLDEETLKTFSDESGEIPEEGFRLYFSTVIEENGCPIREVNIGNNTTYVKLHSLLTKNCEDTSITTVMENETGKSIVKLEVLNNSMNEINNGNIIVNLKDEKGNIIETKQTYNSQAIGKGLIMMGGEERLNKTFNFSKLGVSSDVIFSRVNEDSCLLDELKFSGVYLDFDKDVHEYIVQVSDLIETLITVVPEYPNANITISKNGQLISDLEACNLENGENTFEIFVKTNANDQRYTVIIYKGIDEKLSTPNNRNKDYKFQNDYKIEKNRKVVNGRIELFYNISNIKTKDMNISIPEEHQKITMTIDKESAQNMLAKKGTITIENQGYDLKVPVSNLDLRDNESLTLELSNLDDETYNNVLNMLYSQNFKMNAEPVMIKLYGINNQTQRYIDGFFDYIQLSFSLEDKFLSDAITLLRYDNNSINHIPTGVYGKQSTSLMLQSGIYVLALGDKTFEDITNHWAKDYIENMSSRALLYGKSSTDFCPDDIMTRAEMATLVHRLLALLEKQSEPSFYDVLQGAWYEKYVSSVASYGLMVGYTDNSFGVNNRITRQETMVLIDKVMTFVGLETDLSDEEIETTLSEFDDSEYIPNWAKKSVAMCVKTGIVKGYDNKISPSSTTTRAEIAKMFYILLDLITKQ from the coding sequence ATGTTATCTAAACACTTGTGTAAAAGAATTGTTAGTGTAATATTAATTATATGTATGGTAGGACTTGGGTTACCTATTCATGCATTTGCTAATATCAATCAAACAAAGTTTAATTCAGTAGATGAGAACCAAAATATACTCAGTCAACTACAGGAGATTAACGGAGATATTTCTAACACTAGTGATATAACTGAGTATCTAACTGATTTGGGTATTATTGATGAGGATGGGATTGTAGAGACATCGATGATTAATATTGACGGAAAAGATTTTACTTTACAGGAAGTAAAGGCAATGCTAACAACGGATGATATAGATTTAGAAAAAATTGTATCTGTGGATGGGAGTGAGCTTACTCTAAATAACCTTAAAACCATGATAGAGATAGAAGATGAGATAAGCAGAATTAAAAATGAGTATTTTAATAATGACACCGAATTAACCAAGGAGCATGAAGTTACTTTTAATTCATTAGTAAATCAGATTAGCACATCAGGAATAGATGTACAATCAGATACACAAGCTGTAGATTGGATTTCTCCATCAGGCATAGACCATCAGGCACGTGTGTCATATGAAATTTCAGGTCCTTACTATGCAAATTATAGTTCTGAAAATACTGCTACAGTTACATTTGAGTTAAATAGGGTAAATGAACAAGAGGTTTCTTTCTCATACAATATTTACTCAGGTAGTGCAAGTAGTGAAGGGTATGAACACCACTTTACAGTTGATGATAGACAAGGCAGTATTGTTTTTGCACCAGGGGAAACGGAAAAAACAATTGATATTGTTATAAACCAATTGACAAATGATCCAGAAAAATATGGACTCTCATCAGAACTATCAGAACCGATAGAACCGTATATGCCGAATGAATTTTGGACTGAAGATAGAATACTATATATAAATTGTAATAATATAGAAAATGCTTTATTTGAAAATGAAAATGAAAGCATGACTATTCCTGTAGCAATTAAAAATCAATTTGATTTGGAGAACTGTTATAAAATTGCTAAAGAAATTTATTTACTAGATATATCTAAGATAGAAAACGGGACAAGCTTTGTTGATACACCAGGAAAATATAGGGATATAGAGAATGAGCTAATAATTACTAGTGAAAAACCTATTACTTTTGAAGCTAGAGCCATGATAGATACAGGCGTATTTTCACATATAAATCTCCCTATTGGATATTTTTTGAATGAAAATGGAGGAAATGGAAATATCAAAATAAATATTTCTTCTGAATATCATAATGGGGAAACATATGAACGTCAATATGAAATACCAATTGAAAGTAGTGAAAATAGAAATGATTTTAACCTAAAGGATACCGAGATATATAACCTTGGATTTAATAGTCAGGATGGACTTTTAAATGGTATTATTGAGAATTTTGATGTAGTTTTTGATTATTCAGGACTCGAAGGAGATGTAGATACCTACTTTTGGGATGATAATGATGTTTTCATAAAAAATCAAATGGATTTTATAGATAAAGAAAAACCTTATGTTAAATATGTAAAAGCATCATGGGACACTTATGATTTAAGAGAAAATATACCTATAACAATTACATACTCTGAGCCTGTTTATATAGATGACATAAGTATAAATGTAAATGGGACAGAATTATTACCAATGGAAAGTAATGGAACCATATCAAATAATGTAAGCTTTTTATATGAGGTAGAAACATATGGATTAGAATCATTAAATGTGACAAATATACAAGGTGCTAGAGATTTGTCTGGTAAAATGCAAGATGAAGAAAGTGTAGATACTATTACAGTTATAATTAATGAGCCTAATGTAGAAAAAGCCTTTGATACTGCCCAGGTTAATGTAAATATTGAGGGAGGGGATAATGCTAAAGGTGATATTACGGTATCCTTAAGTGAGGATGATGCCCTTAATGATTTGGTGGTAGATATGCTAAAAAAAGCTGGTACAGTAGATACAGATAGATGGTTACCAAATATTATGGTTAAAGTGATAGGAAAAGACGGTACAGTCCAAAATGTTAACCTGTATGCTGATAATGATGATATGACAATTACAAAGCTAAAGGGTGAGTTTGATGCACCTATTAATTTGTCAAATGAAAATAAACACTATATAGCAGAGTTCTATTTTGATGAAGATATTACTGATTCAGAAGGTTATAAGCTTTTATATGCTCTGACAGCGGAGTATGTTATAGAGCCAATCGTTTTTATCGATGACAATGAGGATCTAGAAATAGTTTATAAAAATTGGCCCTTAAATAATATTGTTTATGTATATGAAAACACACCAGAGATTTCATTAAATTATAATGTAAAAAACAATGCTACATGGCAAAGTGAAGATGATTTTCAATGGTTTAGTAGTGATGTTACTGTTGCCAGCATTGATAAAGCAGGGAATATTATTTTCACAGGAAATGAGGGACAGGTTACTTTTACATTGAAAGCATTAAACGGAGGAGCTGATGGAAAAGAGTTTAGCATAAACAGTAAAACTCTTGTAGTAAAAACAAAACAAGAATCCTTTCTTTATGTTCCTGAGGTTGTTAAAAACATTGAAACAACATTAGGAAATAATGCTAAGGTTTATTATGCTACAAATTTAACCTTAAATAATAGGTTGTTTGCAGGTGAAGAAACTGTAACCAACTATTGTTATCGTCTGTATGAAGCAGAATATGAAAGTTTAGAACTCCAAAAAGGAAAATTGGTACAGGAAGAAATACTTACTGCAAGTGATGATAATGATATTTTTTCTTATACCATAGATAAGAATGTCCTTAATAATATTTCCCTTAAGGGAAGGTATAGTTATATATTAGAAATATCAGCACAGGATTTAAAGACTGGCGAAACATTATCTACATCCGCTTATATTGCTGTAAGAGGGTTACCTGCAAAAGCAAATTTAAATAAACCAGAAAAATATTATATAATAGATGATGCTGATCATTTTGAGGTAAGCTGTGATATAGAAAATCTTATCATTGATGATGAGACTGAGTTTGGTATATCGGTTATCAAAAACGAGGAGGATGGATTTGTATTTTATACAGATAGTTTAGAAGATATTGATAAGAACCACTCAATATCAATAGAGAAAGTGGATAATGATAGATTATTAGATATGTACACAGTATCTTTAAAAGCTAAAAATAGGGTAGAGGATGCTTTTTCATATGACTCTTATGTTTTATATGTGTATAATTCGAAAGCTCTTAAGATATTGGTTAATGGAACTAAAATGGACAGCTTTACAATGAGCAACGGTGATATATTATCTACTATGACTAGTGATGAGATTCTAGCACTAAACAGGAAAATAAATATATCAGATACATTGAGTATTAATAATAATGATTATAATTGGAGCAAAATAGCTGATAAATTTAAATGGGAATCTAGCAATGATGATATAGCATCTATCAAATATAATGATGGTGGGTTTTATAAAAATATTGAGGATTATACTTACTCTTCATTTGATCCTAACAGTAATCTTTTATTACAGGGAAAACAAAGTGGGAGTACTATTATAAAAGCAATACATGATTTAACAGGTATGGAGGCAGATTTAGATGTTACGGTAGATAATCTTGAAGATAAATTATACTTATTCAATGTTTTTCCAAGAACGGAGGCTAATGCATACTATACTAATGGAAAAGGTGTAGAAAAGCAAACTATTACAAATAATAAGGGAAGTATTGCTATTTATGAAGAAAGCGGTATAGAAAGTGATGTATGCTTCAGCTCAAACTATAATAGTTCATTTTATAGTGGTAGTATTGAAAAAAAAGACCTAATTTCTAATCAAAATAACATTTTTGATTTTGGTCTATATCCACAAAATAATATAATGATGTCACCATTCCTTTCTAAAAGAGATATCCATCTAGTAAAAGAAAATGGGGAGCCTTATAATGGAGATGTGATTATTAGGGGCGGGGTATACAGGAATGATAAATACTGTCCAGATGCAAAGATTAATAATATAAAAGGGTACGTGGACCAAACTATTCATGTAAACAATGGATTATTAAAACTAAATTTTAATGCTAATGAATTTATAGCTAACTCTTATATGCCTCCGATTACCCCTAAAGATAATATAGAATTCATAATTGAAGTTAGATTTAAAGATAATAATTTTCGTCCAGAAATAATAAAGCTAAGTTCATATAATGAAAGGTATATCAAAACATTACAAAAGATTGATGCTGATAGAATTAATAATAATATTGGTATAATATCACAGACTGTAGAAACAAATGGTAGAGTGGAACAAGTACCAGAAATATTTGGTATTAATCCTGAAGATTCTGATCCTACTATTATTACAGAGGTATTGCTTCCTAAATATGTTGATACATCATGGGTTAAGTATCGTGACAATTCTTATGGATATCCACATAATCAATACTCAGAAGGTGTAACCTATCCTTTTTCAAGTTTTGTTATTGTAAAAAATGTATTTAAGCCTTCTCAATATGTGAAAAGAGTAAATCAAGATTGGCAAGGCGGCAAAAGAAATCTATCTATTAAATTCACAGAGAATACTGGATACTATCTAGAAATACCAAATGCTTTAAGTTTAGTCAATTTAACTGGTTACGGAAATGTTGAAAATAGTTCTGCGGTGTATAGTGAGGCAAGTAAAATCACAGCTGATATAATAAAAGCATCTGAAATAAATATTCCTAATATTGGAAATATAGATGGAATACTTGAGAAAACTTTAAGAAAATTAAGTAGAAATAATATTGATAGCAGTTCCTTTAGTCTTATTGTTTCTCCTACAGAAGATCCACGTGTATATAAAGGTATATTAAAAATTGCCGTAGGTGAAATGAGTCATGAAAATCCAACAGGTGTTTACATGGCTGACAAGAATTCATCATCAGGTAAGAATCTCATGCCGGGTCTTACTGATTTAATAAGCATGCAAAAAGGTGAATATCTAAAAAATGCAAGAGAAAAAATGAATGAGGCAAAGGAGAAAATGAAGGATGGTAAGCGAAATTCAAATACCGAAAAAACATTCGGTGGGGGAGCATATATTGAATGTGAAATCTCTTATAATACAAAGGCAAAGAAATGGGATTTATCCATTTTAAAAAGTGATACATTTATTGGTATTGGATGTGCTTATGTAACTGATTATAACGCTAAAGTAGGACCGGTTCCTGTTACTGGACAATTTAAAACAGGATTATCAGGAGAAATAGGACTAAAAACCATAATTAGTAAGTACAATGAAGAAGATATCAGAAATTATATAACCGAGCTTCGTATTTATTTATATGTGAAGGCATTTGGAGGTATCGGTTTTGATTATTCAGTTCTTGCTTTGAAAATAGGTGTATTTGGTCAAGTGAGCGTTGATGGACAATTCCTATTTTTAAATAATAAAAATCAGAAAAGGAATGGTCAAAAAATAACCCTGCTTGGGAGAACAGGAATAGAATTTGAGGCTAAAGCTCTATTTGTTAAATATGAAAAGGTAATAGCATCTGCAACATTTCTAAACAAATCCTTTAAATTCAACTCATATAATTATATTAAAAATCTTTATCCAGAATCAGGAAATAAAGCTACAGGAGCTCTTAGCTATAGAGGGGTATATTTAGAGCCTGTTTCTGAAAGTGTCACATACGAAGATAGATCATACCTTAGTACCTTTGATAGGAAATGGAGTACATCTATGCTTAGTAGGGCATTAGATGACGAAATTAATATTATCGAGACTAATGCTTATCCATATGCAAATCCTGCATGGACTGATGACGGTATGATTATGATATATTTATCAGACATGGGCAGTACAGACATTGATGATACAGCGGTATGCTTTACAAAAAATATTGGGGATACGTATCCATTAGGTAAAGAAATAGATAGCTCTGATTATGCTGATACAGATGTTAAAATTGATGGTAAAGGAGATTTTGCTGCAGTTACATGGATAAGATGTATGAATTCCTTGGATAAGAGCCATGGTGACGAATTGACGGGTGAGGATATATTGACAATGACTACAGGTACAGAAATAATGGCAAGTATATATGATGGTACTGATTTTACTACAACAAGACTAACTAATAATTCCATGCCTGACATGGCACCTGTAATTGCTACAAATGGTGAAAAAGTATTAGTTGCTTGGAGAAGTTTATATGCTAGTGATATGGATAATCCTTTAGATTTTGATGGTAGAGATAAAATAATGTATTCCATTTATGATGATGGTGAATGGAGTGATGAAAGGTGTCTGTATGATGGTAGTACAGATAAAATTAAAGGGATTAATGCAAAGATGTTATCAGACGGAACATCAGCAATAACTTATCAAATACAAATAAATGATACAAATAATACAGAAATTGCTTGTGCTATCCTTAATGAAACAGGAGAAGTTGTGAATAATATAAGGATAACAAATAATGAAATTACAGATGAAAATCCACAAATAACATCAGTGCTTTTTCCTGATGGGGTTGAGCGATTTATTATAGGTTGGAATACCGTAAATATTCAAAACGATATTGAAGAAAATGGAATCAGACTGTGTGCGATAAACGATAAGGCTGTTTTATATCCAGAATTTGAAAAGCAAATTAGTAATGCAGGTATAAGCAATTATCAAAGTTTTCATTTTACTAAAGGTGCTAAAAGTCTAGATGATTTATCTATTGTGTGGAAAGAGCCTTATACAGAAGTTAAAGAAAGTGAAGAAGAAAGCTATAGGATAGATAAAGATATCATATATGGAATGAAGTTTATAGAAGATAATGATGATATAGTAGAATCTCCTAAGATAAAGCTTATAGAGCTTGATGATTATAATGTGGTTGATTTCTTTGATTGTTTTACTAATGCTGAAACAAAAGAAATTAATTTAGTAATGCAAACCTCTGATTATAGTAATGACGAGGTAAAGAGTATTGAGACAACAGATGGTGATATAATATTATTGCCAGTTTCAAAATCCAATTTATCTGTTGCAAAAGCAGGTTATAAAAACAATCTAATTGTGGAAGGAGCATATTTTTCCTATGATGATTTAATACCTGAGATGGATATGCCTGTCCAGTTTTGCCTTTTTAATGAGGGTATAGAACCCATTACAAAGGTGACTATTAACCTTTCAGGTGATATACATGTATTTGAAGAGGATACACTTATACGACCAGGTGAATATAAGAATTTTACAGTTTTTTATACAGTACCTGAAAAGATTATTAATCCTGACTATAGTGTTAAAGCAGAATTTCTAACCTCTAATGATACAAAAAGTGATAAATTATATATGGATATTCCAGATGTAGGTATATATCGTATTGACATTACTAAGGAAATGGAAAGAGAACGTAGCTTTAATGTCCACCTATATAATGATACTTTTTCAAAGTTAACACTAGGAAAGCATGTGGTAAAACTAGAATTGTTTAACAATCCTAATCTAGATGGAAGCCCTATTGATTCTATTGCTATTTCTGATGCTAAAAGTCTAGAGTGGATTAATGATGGGATATTCACTCAAAAAGTTTCTTTAGATGAAGAAACTCTGAAAACTTTTTCAGATGAAAGTGGGGAAATACCAGAAGAAGGCTTTAGATTATACTTTAGTACAGTTATAGAGGAAAATGGTTGTCCTATTCGTGAGGTGAATATAGGAAATAATACGACCTATGTTAAATTACACAGCCTACTTACGAAAAATTGTGAGGATACATCCATTACAACTGTAATGGAAAATGAAACAGGTAAAAGTATTGTTAAGTTAGAGGTTTTAAACAACTCAATGAATGAAATAAATAACGGTAATATAATCGTAAATCTAAAAGATGAAAAGGGAAATATAATCGAAACTAAACAAACCTATAATTCCCAAGCTATAGGTAAGGGTTTAATAATGATGGGAGGAGAAGAAAGACTAAATAAAACATTTAACTTCAGTAAGCTAGGTGTTTCAAGTGATGTGATTTTCTCACGTGTTAATGAGGATAGTTGTTTGCTTGATGAATTAAAGTTTAGTGGCGTATATTTAGATTTTGATAAAGATGTTCATGAGTATATAGTTCAAGTATCAGACTTGATTGAAACGCTGATAACAGTAGTACCTGAATATCCTAATGCTAACATAACTATTTCGAAAAATGGACAATTAATCTCAGATTTAGAGGCCTGCAACTTGGAAAATGGTGAAAATACCTTTGAAATATTTGTAAAAACAAACGCAAATGACCAGAGATATACAGTTATTATTTACAAAGGCATAGATGAGAAACTGAGTACACCAAATAATAGAAATAAAGATTATAAATTCCAAAATGATTACAAGATAGAGAAAAATAGAAAGGTAGTGAATGGTAGAATAGAGCTGTTTTATAATATTAGTAATATAAAAACAAAAGATATGAATATTTCGATACCTGAAGAACATCAGAAGATAACAATGACTATCGATAAAGAGAGTGCACAAAATATGCTTGCTAAAAAGGGCACGATAACCATAGAAAATCAGGGTTATGATCTTAAAGTACCCGTAAGTAATTTAGACCTCAGAGATAATGAGAGTCTTACATTAGAGCTATCAAACCTTGATGATGAAACTTATAATAATGTTTTAAATATGCTGTACTCTCAAAACTTTAAAATGAATGCTGAGCCTGTAATGATAAAGTTATATGGAATAAACAATCAAACACAAAGATACATAGACGGATTCTTTGATTATATACAGTTATCATTTTCATTAGAGGATAAATTCTTATCTGATGCAATAACTCTTTTAAGGTATGATAATAATTCAATCAATCACATTCCTACTGGAGTATATGGAAAGCAGTCTACTTCACTTATGCTGCAATCAGGTATATATGTATTGGCCTTAGGTGATAAAACTTTTGAAGATATAACTAATCACTGGGCAAAAGATTATATTGAAAATATGTCATCAAGAGCACTTTTATATGGAAAAAGCAGCACAGATTTTTGTCCTGATGATATAATGACACGGGCTGAGATGGCAACGCTAGTTCATAGGTTGTTAGCACTTTTAGAAAAGCAAAGTGAACCTAGCTTTTATGATGTATTACAAGGTGCATGGTATGAAAAATATGTGTCATCAGTGGCTTCATATGGACTTATGGTAGGCTATACAGATAATAGTTTTGGTGTAAACAATCGGATAACAAGACAAGAAACAATGGTGCTGATTGATAAAGTCATGACATTTGTTGGGCTAGAAACTGATCTCAGTGATGAAGAAATAGAGACTACTCTTTCTGAGTTTGATGATAGTGAATATATTCCTAATTGGGCAAAAAAATCTGTTGCTATGTGCGTAAAAACAGGAATTGTAAAAGGCTATGACAATAAGATTAGTCCTTCAAGTACAACCACAAGAGCGGAGATTGCTAAGATGTTTTATATATTACTAGATTTAATTACAAAGCAATAA
- a CDS encoding response regulator transcription factor — protein sequence MDVKVLVIEDNTKLNSKICNILQIENFTAISAKNIIDAKKLFEYEKPSIILLDIMLPGGNGYDLIKLFKSEFDCWVIMMTALNDIDSKKICYQLGADDYITKPFDLFELIYKLNAIKKRIIRNLKKYTIGDVTVNEEVCEIINGNKKLRIPPSHIKFIKSLYEKYKTGSYLSKFELQAEYLEECKDNNRIQTLVSRVRKNLKYIESEKVLIQAIYGKGYALDIIEFKEDEQ from the coding sequence ATGGATGTAAAGGTACTTGTAATTGAAGACAATACAAAATTAAACAGTAAGATATGTAACATCTTGCAAATAGAGAATTTTACAGCTATTAGTGCTAAAAACATAATCGATGCAAAAAAATTATTTGAATATGAAAAACCTAGCATAATACTATTAGATATAATGCTGCCTGGTGGTAATGGTTATGATTTAATTAAACTTTTTAAAAGTGAGTTTGATTGCTGGGTAATTATGATGACTGCACTAAATGATATTGATAGTAAAAAAATATGTTATCAATTAGGAGCTGATGACTATATTACTAAGCCATTTGATTTATTTGAGTTAATCTATAAACTGAATGCTATTAAAAAAAGAATTATTAGAAATTTAAAAAAGTATACCATTGGAGATGTTACTGTGAATGAAGAGGTTTGTGAAATAATCAATGGTAATAAAAAGCTCAGAATTCCACCAAGCCATATTAAATTTATTAAATCTCTATATGAAAAATATAAAACAGGTTCATATTTAAGCAAGTTTGAATTGCAAGCTGAATATTTAGAAGAGTGTAAAGATAACAATAGGATACAAACCCTAGTATCAAGAGTTAGGAAAAATCTAAAATATATAGAAAGTGAAAAAGTATTAATACAAGCTATTTATGGCAAAGGTTATGCACTAGATATTATTGAGTTTAAAGAGGACGAGCAATGA